The Burkholderiales bacterium genome contains the following window.
TATAAGCCATCTCGCCCCTGGATTTGTTGACCATATTATGTATGTTCAGCCCGGCTTGCGCCATGGCGGTGGAAATCTGTCCCACCATGTTCGGCACATTGGCGTTGGCAGTCCCCACGCGGTAAGGCGATTCGCGCTCCATCACGACACCGGGAAAGTTGACGGCGTTGAGGATGTTGCCGTTTTCCAGAAAGTCGCGCACTTGCTCGACCACCATCACCGCGCAATTATCCTCCGCCTCCTGGGTCGAAGCGCCCAGATGCGGCAAGGCCACCACGGCGGGATGCCCCCTCAGCCTGATCGAAGGAAAATCGCACATGTAGTACTTTATTTTTTTGGCGTTGAGCGCCGCCAGCACCGCGTCCTCGTCCACCACCTCGTTGCGCGCGAAATTGAGGAGCACCGTGCCGTGCTTCATGTGGCTCAGGCGCTTGGCGTCCAGCATTTTGCGCGTGCCGTCGAGCAGCGGCACGTGCAGCGTCACGCAGTCACAGTTTTTCAGCACTTCGTCGATGCTGTGCGCCTTTTTCACCTGCGAAGGTACGTTCCAAGCTGCGTCCACGGTGATTTCCGGATCAAAGCCAATCACACGCATTCCGAGCTTGATCGCCGCATCGGCGACCAATCCGCCGATCGCGCCAAGGCCTATCACCCCGAGCGAACGGTGCGGGCTCGATACCCCCAAACTGTTTTTTACCGTCCTCCACGCCTTTTTTAATGGCTACGTCGTCGCCGGAAATCTTTTCCACGAAGTGCATCGCCGGCACCAGATTGCGCGCCGCCATCAGCATCGCGGCTATCACCAGCTCCTTCACCGCGTTGGCATTGGCCCCGGGCGCGTTGAACACCGGCACGCCGCGCTTGCTCATCCCCGCCACCGGGATGTTGTTGGTGCCCGCGCCGGCACGGCCTATCGCCTTGACCTTGGCCGGGATGGTCATCTCATGCATATTCTGCGAGCGCACCAGAATCGTATTCGGCTCGCTCACCGGGTTGCCGACGGTGTAATTGTGCGGAAAGTGCTTGAGCCCGTGCTGCGAAATCGGGTTGAGCGTGAGAATGTGGTAGGTCTCAGCCATGTCTTGCCTCGAACTCGCGCATGAATTCCACCAGCGTTTGCACGCCTTCCAGCGGCATAGCGTTGTACAGGGACGCGCGCATGCCGCCCACCGAGCGGTGTCCCTTGAGTTGTATCATTCCCCTCGCCTTTGCCTGTTTCAAAAATTCTTCGTCCAGCGTGGCTTGCTTGAGCGTGAACGGCACGTTCATGC
Protein-coding sequences here:
- a CDS encoding phosphoglycerate dehydrogenase, whose product is MIGLGAIGGLVADAAIKLGMRVIGFDPEITVDAAWNVPSQVKKAHSIDEVLKNCDCVTLHVPLLDGTRKMLDAKRLSHMKHGTVLLNFARNEVVDEDAVLAALNAKKIKYYMCDFPSIRLRGHPAVVALPHLGASTQEAEDNCAVMVVEQVRDFLENGNILNAVNFPGVVMERESPYRVGTANANVPNMVGQISTAMAQAGLNIHNMVNKSRGEMAYTLVDLDSVVPGAVISKIAAIPGVLSVRYVPQQGDDKESR